Proteins found in one Methanospirillum hungatei JF-1 genomic segment:
- a CDS encoding proline iminopeptidase-family hydrolase: protein MTLDHREGFVEFQGRNIWFRMDGARNSGIPLLILHGGPGVPHDYLTPLSALSGDRPVILYDQLGCGNSDKPTDVSLYTLDYFTQELEAIRRALDLKEVHILGQSWGTMLAVHYILTMDPQGVRSLILSAPCLSASRWHDDQRRYINELPADVREIILTSEREGTCDTPEYQEAMMVFYRKHVCRMDSWPECLQKSMEKMAFDVYEHMWAE, encoded by the coding sequence ATGACGCTTGATCACAGGGAAGGATTCGTGGAATTTCAGGGGCGAAATATCTGGTTCAGAATGGATGGAGCACGTAATTCCGGGATTCCACTTCTCATTCTTCATGGAGGACCGGGTGTTCCCCATGATTACCTTACCCCCCTCTCGGCCCTCTCTGGAGATCGACCGGTCATCCTATATGATCAACTGGGATGTGGAAATTCTGATAAACCAACAGACGTATCACTGTATACCCTGGACTATTTCACGCAGGAACTTGAAGCGATTCGCCGGGCACTTGATTTGAAAGAAGTTCATATTCTGGGTCAGTCCTGGGGTACCATGCTGGCGGTTCATTATATCCTGACTATGGATCCGCAGGGAGTTCGTTCACTTATCCTATCAGCCCCCTGTCTTTCAGCGTCCCGGTGGCATGATGATCAACGTCGGTACATCAATGAACTTCCAGCAGATGTCCGGGAGATAATTCTGACAAGTGAAAGAGAGGGAACCTGTGATACCCCGGAATACCAGGAAGCGATGATGGTATTTTACCGGAAACATGTCTGCCGGATGGATTCCTGGCCCGAATGTCTTCAAAAGTCCATGGAAAAAATGGCTTTTGATGTGTATGAACATATGTGGGCCGAGTGA
- a CDS encoding ATP-binding protein, whose amino-acid sequence MPEYLIHYDPEYIKTLYDNILYRDIIARYAIRRQRLIRELVGILISNISLPFTYNSLKKTLGLTNAITVKEYITYLHSAYIFFELSRFDYSVKKQLNSPRKCYCIDTAFGILGGFSLSPNKGWLLENIVYVELLRRGMDVYYFQEKRECDFITKDGPHITGALQVCFELTNENRDREIGGILEAIEFFGLKEGFILTNDEEDLLVMGEVRIIIMPVWRWLLNYIPE is encoded by the coding sequence ATGCCGGAATATCTCATTCATTATGACCCTGAATATATTAAAACACTCTATGATAATATCCTGTATCGGGACATTATTGCCAGGTATGCAATTCGGAGACAACGACTCATTCGTGAACTCGTGGGAATTCTGATATCGAACATCTCACTCCCCTTTACGTATAACTCACTTAAAAAAACTCTGGGGCTGACAAATGCCATTACAGTCAAGGAATACATCACCTACCTGCATAGTGCGTACATTTTCTTTGAACTGTCTCGATTTGATTATTCAGTAAAAAAACAACTCAATTCACCAAGAAAATGCTATTGTATTGATACTGCATTTGGGATACTTGGGGGTTTCTCACTTTCACCTAATAAAGGGTGGCTTTTAGAAAATATTGTCTATGTGGAGCTGCTTCGACGCGGAATGGACGTGTATTATTTTCAGGAAAAACGAGAATGTGATTTTATCACAAAAGATGGCCCACATATTACTGGAGCACTTCAGGTATGCTTCGAACTGACGAATGAAAACCGGGACCGGGAGATTGGAGGGATATTGGAGGCTATAGAATTCTTTGGTTTAAAAGAAGGGTTTATTCTGACCAACGATGAAGAGGATCTTCTGGTAATGGGTGAGGTTAGAATAATTATTATGCCAGTCTGGCGGTGGCTCCTGAACTATATTCCCGAGTAA
- a CDS encoding cache domain-containing protein — MKRWSVLIFLILIFLNPAYADDIAPDSSLNQNLVPPSDMLSALDRITGEISNDLAIIREENQKSAESLRTIGISGENATSVLERKLESVHYGHSSLIISPDNIVTAAAPVTFSGLIGTDLSYQPETSFANERQEPVISNIFYLEEGFYGISISYPIFSEGDEYLGYTDVTIRPEEFFRPVIGPFTEQTGYEVFILQTDGMTVYATNEFEVGKNFLTDPIYDIPEMRNVSHAVLENEDGTVTYTFWDKNSNRQVPRQAIWDTLSLDNQEWRVAVVRNLEEAEKQKGAEDQELGSDNLNASLTNLTQFVQDAAIFARTTGQESACAAFNNLSGPYVSGDRYIFAYTMNSTTLALPYQQGLLGKDRPDLFDMNGFSIMPALIDTAGQGGGFMYGVYPNPDQDFQNQLKIYYVEPVDSDWFIGSGLYIPWIQAEFGSEEIDALISRVRQAVRHADLVGKEQAIMDFNDLNQSFADGGSYIFAYGYDGTTLALPHQPELIGTNRMNLTDVYGVPIITQEVRAAERGGGFVYVVYYNPDSGNNELKLCYVLPAGEDWFVGSGIYLGRGLT, encoded by the coding sequence ATGAAACGATGGTCCGTACTCATCTTTCTCATATTGATCTTTCTGAATCCCGCGTATGCAGATGATATTGCCCCAGATTCTTCATTAAACCAGAACCTGGTTCCCCCTTCGGATATGCTTTCAGCACTGGATCGAATTACTGGTGAGATATCGAATGATCTGGCAATTATCAGAGAAGAGAACCAAAAAAGTGCTGAATCTCTCCGGACCATTGGAATATCGGGAGAAAATGCAACCTCTGTATTGGAAAGAAAGTTAGAATCCGTTCACTATGGACATTCCTCTCTTATTATTTCTCCAGATAATATCGTTACTGCTGCAGCTCCGGTCACGTTTTCAGGTCTTATCGGTACTGATCTGAGTTATCAGCCAGAAACCAGCTTTGCGAACGAAAGACAAGAACCAGTCATAAGCAATATTTTCTACCTTGAAGAAGGATTTTATGGAATCTCTATCAGCTATCCCATTTTTTCAGAAGGCGATGAATATCTTGGTTATACTGATGTTACCATCCGTCCTGAAGAGTTCTTCAGACCGGTTATCGGTCCCTTTACTGAGCAGACCGGCTATGAAGTTTTTATCCTTCAGACAGATGGTATGACGGTCTATGCAACAAATGAATTTGAGGTTGGGAAAAATTTCCTGACCGATCCCATCTATGATATCCCGGAGATGCGAAATGTATCGCATGCTGTACTAGAGAATGAGGATGGAACCGTCACCTATACGTTCTGGGATAAAAACTCGAACCGACAGGTCCCCCGTCAGGCAATCTGGGATACCCTTTCCCTTGATAATCAGGAATGGCGAGTAGCTGTCGTCAGAAACCTAGAAGAGGCAGAGAAACAGAAGGGGGCCGAAGACCAGGAATTAGGGTCAGATAATCTGAATGCAAGCCTGACCAATCTCACTCAGTTTGTTCAGGATGCAGCCATATTTGCGCGGACAACAGGGCAGGAATCTGCCTGTGCTGCTTTTAACAATCTTTCAGGTCCATATGTCTCCGGAGATCGGTATATCTTTGCTTATACGATGAATAGTACCACCCTCGCCCTACCTTATCAGCAGGGACTGTTAGGAAAGGATCGGCCTGATCTTTTCGATATGAATGGCTTTTCCATCATGCCTGCCCTGATTGATACCGCTGGGCAAGGAGGGGGCTTTATGTATGGGGTTTACCCTAATCCTGATCAGGATTTTCAGAACCAGTTGAAAATCTATTATGTTGAACCGGTAGATTCAGACTGGTTTATTGGCTCCGGATTATATATCCCTTGGATTCAGGCAGAATTCGGATCTGAAGAGATTGATGCCCTTATAAGCAGGGTGAGACAAGCCGTCCGTCATGCAGATCTGGTCGGAAAGGAACAAGCGATTATGGACTTTAATGACCTGAACCAGTCCTTTGCAGATGGCGGGTCATACATCTTTGCCTATGGGTATGATGGGACTACCCTGGCTCTTCCCCATCAGCCTGAACTTATTGGTACGAACCGGATGAACTTAACTGATGTCTATGGAGTTCCGATAATAACTCAGGAGGTACGAGCTGCTGAGCGGGGTGGAGGATTTGTTTATGTTGTGTATTACAATCCGGATTCGGGGAACAATGAACTGAAACTCTGTTATGTTCTTCCGGCAGGGGAGGACTGGTTTGTTGGGTCTGGGATCTACCTGGGAAGAGGTCTTACCTGA
- a CDS encoding alpha/beta fold hydrolase, whose amino-acid sequence MGGRIWDTALSALADQGIQGYAPTLGDEKISNLTDHITQICSLVHEHDLDTIILVGHSYGGMIITGVAARMPEKISHLVYIDAAYPESGQSLYDMMLSGGQDPSSYAGFVPDPPYVENCI is encoded by the coding sequence ATGGGAGGTAGGATCTGGGATACAGCACTATCTGCCCTTGCTGATCAGGGCATTCAGGGATATGCTCCCACCCTTGGAGATGAGAAGATTTCCAACCTCACTGATCATATAACCCAGATCTGTTCGCTTGTTCATGAGCATGATCTGGATACCATTATCCTGGTCGGTCATAGTTATGGAGGGATGATCATAACTGGGGTTGCAGCCAGAATGCCTGAAAAAATCTCCCACCTGGTCTATATTGATGCAGCATACCCGGAATCCGGACAATCGCTTTATGATATGATGCTTTCAGGCGGTCAGGATCCCTCATCATACGCGGGTTTTGTCCCGGATCCCCCCTATGTAGAGAATTGTATTTGA
- a CDS encoding mucin 2 gives MKINYYKLSGPLLIFLFLLIGSYACADNFTDVPTPEPIEPEGQFDWNELIEEEFEEPVDWEEIDISESLDWDEPVPSPETEPAPETDTAPVENLEYEISLANGAVYGVGLNEEEGLLEFESISSIESVEEDFFGSWADFDIDFELSTANGAIFGEGLASEEGPPVIEALSTIEPVLIVEKSENEIEQDNFEFSTANGAIFGESLSILEEEFQSGISPFMLQVEEPVSEIEKKGAQVTTPSGSQEITDEGPTLATPNYDGATGTKPGAQVLLPDKDKKEKPESEKISEVEPVVTVIPEVTPTTVPVQETEEDKEKKGAQVTTPSGSQEISDEGQTLATPNYDGITGTKPGAQVLLPNKDKKEKPETEKTSDVEPVVTVSPEVTPTTVPIQETEEEKEKKGAQVTTPSGSQEITDEGTTLATPNYDGTTGTKPGAQVLLPDKDKKEKPESEKTSDIEPVVTVSPEPTSTIIPVQETEEDKEKKGAQVTTPSGSQEITDEGTTLATPNYDGTTGTKPGAQVLLPDKDKKEKPESEKTSDIEPVVTVSPEPTSTIIPVQETEEEKEKKGAQVTTPSGSQEITDEGTTLTTPNYDGTTGTKPGAQVLLPDKDKKEKPESEKASDVEPVVTVSPEATPIIVPDQETEEEKEKKGAQVTTPSGSQEITDEGTTLTTPNYDGTTGTKPGAQVLLPDKDKKEKPESDKSSSVEPVVTISPDVTPTPVTVQETEEDKEKKGAQVTTPSGSQEITDEGATLATPNYDGTTGIKPGAQVLLPDKDKKEKPESEKTSSVEPVVTVIPVVTTTTPVVVATVSPTSTPVITTGNSGKLNDKANVNSQRTATPTVMPTVTSTPVVTPTTPVVVATVSPTSTPVITTGNSGKLNDKANINSQRTATPTVMPTVTSTPVVTPTTPVVVATVSPTSTPVITTGNSGKLNDKANVNSQRTATPTVMPTVTSTPVVTLPTPVVVATVSPTSTPVITTGNSGKLNDNANVNSQRTATPTVMPTVTSTPAVIHELGEVVTPEPTVTPEIGEEVTPEPTVTPEFGEEVTPEPTVTPEVGEEVTPEPMLTPELSEEVTVEPTVTPEVGEEVTVEPTVTPELGEDVTPEPTVTPEFGEEVTPEPTVTPEYGEEVTPEPTVTPEYGEEVTPEPTVTPEYGEEVTPEPTVTPDLGEEVTPEPTVTPVIGEEDTPEPTVTPEVGEEVTPEPTVTPELGEEVTPEPTVTPEFGEVVTPEPTVTPELGEEVTPEPTVTSELGEEVTPEPTVTPEFGEEVTPEPTVTPEVGEEVTPEPTVTPVIGEEDTPEPTVTPEVGEEVTPEPTVTPVIGEEDTPEPTVTPELGEEVTPEPTVTPELGEEVTPEPTVTSELGEEVTPEPTVTPEFGEEVTPEPTVTPEVGEEVTPEPTVTPEVGEEVTPEPTVTPELGEEVTPEPTVTPELGEEVTPEPTVTPELGEEVTPEPTVTPELGEEVTPEPTVTPELGEEVTPEPTVTPELGEEVTPEPTVTPEYGEEVTPEPTVTPELGEEVTPEPTVTPELGEEVTPEPTVTPEYGEEVTPEPTVTPELGEEVTPEPTVTPELGEEVTPEPTVTPELGEEVTPEPTVTPELGEEVTAEPTVTPEIGKEFTPEPTVTPEVGEEVTAEPTVTPEVGEEVTAEPTVTPEVGEEVTAEPTVTPEIGEEFTPEPTVTPEVGEEITPEPTVSPEPTEEVTVEPTVTPEFGKEVTAEPTVTPELGEEVTPEPTVSPEPTEEVTVEPTVTPEFGKEVTAEPTVTPELGEEITPEPTVTPELGEEVTPEPTLTPESTEEVTPEPTVTPELGEEVTPEPTLTPEPTEEVTPEPTMTPEPTEEDTPEPTMTPEPTEEVTPEPTMTPEPTEEVTPEPTMTPEPTEEVTPEPTLTPEPTEEVTPEPTLTPEPTEEVTPEPTLTPEPTEEVTPEPTMTPEPTEEVTPEPTLTPEPTEEVTPEPTLTPEPTEEVTPEPTMTPEPTEEVTPEPTMTPEPTEEVTPEPTMTPEPTEEVTPEPTMTPEPTEEVTPEPTMTPEPTEEVTPEPTMTPEPTEEVTPEPTLTPEPTEEVTPEPTLTPEPTEEVTPEPTLTPEPTEEVTPEPTMTPEPTEEVTPEPTLTPEPTEEVTPEIQPIITPNPDEGLLSKIPEEPSQIESIEIVNGSINLLEQPENIEVYINGEPQGLTPLLITGVDPGKYLLTFEHEDGYEDQVVEVPDTGGEVKPKRTEPVYKIAVLAGEKEPCKDCCTIQEVHAKTSQMDYSEVFKISTVAMKPDESGSIPYTLYWNGKPWYRGTLKPDEDEKAEGCENCVVMEDYIREVAPPGTFELKLDDGRLCTSSDNMGRLTFFGIEGIPLPSSP, from the coding sequence ATGAAAATAAATTATTACAAATTATCAGGTCCGCTATTAATATTCTTATTTTTATTAATCGGTAGTTATGCATGTGCTGATAATTTTACTGATGTTCCTACGCCCGAACCAATAGAACCTGAAGGTCAATTTGATTGGAATGAATTAATAGAGGAAGAGTTTGAAGAACCAGTCGATTGGGAGGAGATAGATATTTCCGAATCTCTCGACTGGGATGAACCAGTTCCTTCTCCAGAAACAGAACCCGCTCCGGAAACTGATACTGCTCCTGTAGAAAATCTTGAGTATGAAATCTCTCTTGCTAATGGTGCAGTTTATGGGGTCGGACTGAATGAGGAAGAAGGATTGCTGGAATTTGAATCAATTTCTTCCATTGAGTCTGTTGAAGAGGATTTTTTTGGTTCATGGGCTGATTTCGATATTGATTTTGAGCTCTCTACTGCGAATGGGGCGATATTTGGAGAAGGACTGGCATCCGAAGAGGGTCCCCCTGTAATAGAAGCTCTATCGACGATTGAGCCGGTTTTGATTGTTGAAAAGAGTGAAAATGAAATAGAGCAGGATAACTTTGAATTTTCAACAGCCAATGGAGCAATTTTTGGCGAATCTCTCTCAATACTGGAAGAAGAGTTTCAAAGCGGAATTTCTCCGTTCATGCTTCAGGTTGAAGAGCCTGTAAGTGAAATAGAAAAGAAAGGTGCCCAGGTTACTACTCCTTCCGGTTCTCAGGAGATAACCGATGAAGGTCCAACTCTAGCTACCCCGAATTATGATGGTGCAACCGGTACTAAGCCCGGTGCTCAGGTTTTACTGCCCGATAAGGATAAGAAAGAGAAACCAGAATCCGAAAAGATTTCCGAGGTAGAACCTGTTGTAACGGTCATTCCCGAAGTCACCCCGACTACTGTCCCTGTTCAGGAGACAGAGGAAGATAAGGAGAAGAAAGGTGCCCAGGTTACTACTCCTTCCGGTTCTCAGGAGATCAGCGATGAAGGTCAAACTCTTGCCACCCCCAATTATGACGGCATAACCGGGACTAAGCCTGGTGCTCAGGTTTTACTGCCCAATAAGGACAAGAAAGAGAAACCAGAAACAGAAAAGACTTCTGATGTCGAGCCTGTTGTAACTGTCAGTCCTGAAGTCACCCCGACTACTGTCCCTATTCAGGAGACTGAGGAAGAGAAGGAGAAGAAAGGCGCCCAGGTCACTACTCCTTCCGGTTCTCAGGAGATCACCGATGAAGGTACAACTCTTGCTACCCCGAATTATGATGGTACAACCGGTACCAAGCCTGGTGCACAGGTTTTACTTCCAGATAAGGACAAGAAAGAGAAACCAGAATCCGAAAAGACTTCGGATATCGAGCCAGTTGTAACTGTTAGTCCTGAGCCCACGTCAACTATAATCCCTGTTCAGGAGACTGAGGAAGATAAGGAGAAGAAAGGCGCCCAGGTCACTACTCCTTCCGGTTCTCAGGAGATCACCGATGAAGGTACAACTCTTGCTACCCCGAATTATGATGGTACAACCGGTACCAAGCCTGGTGCACAGGTTTTACTTCCAGATAAGGACAAGAAAGAGAAACCAGAATCCGAAAAGACTTCGGATATCGAGCCAGTTGTAACTGTTAGTCCTGAGCCCACGTCAACTATAATCCCTGTTCAGGAGACTGAGGAAGAGAAGGAGAAGAAAGGTGCCCAGGTTACTACTCCTTCCGGTTCTCAGGAGATCACTGATGAAGGTACAACTCTTACCACTCCGAATTATGACGGCACAACCGGTACCAAGCCTGGTGCTCAGGTTTTACTGCCAGATAAGGACAAGAAAGAGAAACCAGAATCTGAAAAGGCTTCCGATGTCGAGCCAGTTGTAACTGTCAGTCCCGAAGCCACCCCGATTATTGTCCCTGATCAGGAGACAGAGGAAGAGAAGGAGAAAAAAGGTGCCCAGGTTACTACTCCTTCCGGTTCTCAGGAGATCACTGATGAAGGTACAACTCTTACCACTCCGAATTATGACGGCACAACCGGTACCAAGCCTGGTGCTCAGGTTTTACTGCCCGATAAGGATAAGAAAGAGAAACCAGAATCTGATAAGTCATCAAGTGTCGAGCCAGTTGTAACTATTAGTCCTGATGTCACTCCGACTCCTGTTACCGTTCAGGAGACTGAGGAAGATAAGGAGAAGAAAGGAGCCCAGGTCACTACTCCTTCCGGTTCTCAGGAGATCACTGATGAAGGTGCAACTCTTGCCACTCCGAATTATGACGGTACAACTGGAATTAAGCCCGGTGCTCAGGTTTTACTGCCAGATAAGGACAAGAAAGAGAAACCAGAATCTGAAAAGACCTCCAGTGTCGAGCCAGTTGTAACTGTCATTCCAGTGGTCACAACTACAACACCAGTTGTTGTAGCCACTGTGTCTCCAACCTCTACTCCCGTAATCACTACTGGCAATTCCGGGAAATTGAATGACAAAGCCAATGTCAACAGTCAGAGGACTGCCACTCCGACTGTAATGCCCACCGTTACAAGTACACCCGTGGTCACTCCTACAACACCAGTTGTTGTAGCCACTGTGTCTCCAACCTCTACTCCCGTAATCACTACTGGCAATTCCGGGAAATTGAATGACAAAGCCAATATCAACAGTCAGAGGACTGCCACTCCGACTGTAATGCCCACCGTTACAAGTACACCCGTGGTCACTCCTACAACACCAGTTGTTGTAGCCACTGTGTCTCCAACCTCTACTCCCGTAATCACTACTGGCAATTCCGGGAAATTGAATGACAAAGCCAATGTCAACAGTCAAAGGACTGCCACTCCGACTGTAATGCCCACCGTTACAAGTACACCCGTGGTCACTCTTCCAACACCAGTTGTTGTAGCCACTGTGTCTCCAACCTCTACTCCCGTAATCACTACTGGCAATTCCGGGAAATTGAATGACAATGCTAATGTCAACAGTCAGAGGACTGCCACTCCGACTGTAATGCCCACCGTTACTAGTACGCCCGCGGTCATTCATGAATTAGGCGAAGTAGTCACCCCTGAGCCTACGGTTACTCCTGAAATCGGTGAAGAAGTTACCCCCGAACCGACAGTTACTCCGGAATTTGGCGAAGAAGTTACTCCTGAACCGACAGTCACTCCTGAAGTAGGCGAAGAAGTTACTCCAGAGCCTATGTTGACTCCTGAACTCAGCGAAGAGGTCACTGTTGAACCTACGGTCACTCCTGAAGTAGGCGAAGAGGTCACTGTTGAACCTACGGTCACTCCGGAGTTAGGCGAAGATGTTACCCCTGAACCAACAGTCACTCCTGAATTCGGTGAAGAAGTCACCCCCGAACCGACAGTCACTCCAGAGTATGGTGAAGAAGTCACCCCCGAACCGACAGTCACTCCAGAGTATGGTGAAGAAGTCACCCCTGAACCGACAGTCACTCCAGAGTATGGTGAAGAAGTCACCCCTGAACCTACGGTCACTCCGGATTTAGGTGAAGAAGTCACCCCTGAACCTACGGTCACTCCCGTAATCGGTGAAGAGGATACTCCTGAGCCAACAGTCACTCCTGAAGTAGGCGAAGAAGTCACCCCTGAACCTACGGTCACTCCAGAGTTAGGCGAAGAAGTCACCCCTGAGCCAACAGTCACTCCTGAATTCGGTGAAGTGGTTACTCCTGAGCCAACAGTCACTCCTGAATTAGGCGAAGAAGTCACCCCTGAACCTACGGTCACTTCAGAGTTAGGCGAAGAAGTCACCCCTGAGCCAACAGTCACTCCTGAATTCGGTGAAGAGGTTACTCCTGAGCCAACAGTCACTCCTGAAGTAGGCGAAGAGGTCACCCCTGAACCTACGGTCACTCCCGTAATCGGTGAAGAGGATACTCCTGAGCCAACAGTCACTCCTGAAGTAGGCGAAGAAGTCACCCCTGAACCTACGGTCACTCCCGTAATCGGTGAAGAGGATACTCCTGAGCCAACAGTCACTCCTGAATTAGGCGAAGAAGTCACCCCTGAGCCAACAGTCACTCCTGAATTAGGCGAAGAAGTCACCCCTGAACCTACGGTCACTTCAGAGTTAGGCGAAGAAGTCACCCCTGAGCCAACAGTCACTCCTGAATTCGGTGAAGAGGTTACTCCTGAGCCAACAGTCACTCCTGAAGTAGGCGAAGAGGTCACCCCTGAACCGACAGTGACTCCTGAAGTAGGCGAAGAGGTCACCCCTGAACCGACAGTGACTCCGGAGTTAGGTGAAGAAGTTACCCCCGAACCTACGGTTACTCCAGAGTTAGGTGAAGAAGTTACTCCTGAACCCACGGTCACTCCGGAGTTAGGTGAAGAAGTCACCCCTGAACCGACAGTCACTCCGGAGTTAGGCGAAGAGGTCACCCCTGAACCGACAGTTACTCCGGAGTTAGGCGAAGAGGTCACCCCTGAACCGACAGTTACTCCGGAGTTAGGTGAAGAAGTCACCCCTGAACCTACGGTTACTCCGGAGTATGGTGAAGAAGTTACCCCTGAACCGACAGTCACTCCGGAGTTAGGCGAAGAGGTTACCCCTGAACCTACGGTCACTCCGGAGTTAGGCGAAGAGGTTACCCCTGAACCTACGGTTACTCCGGAGTATGGTGAAGAAGTTACCCCTGAACCGACAGTCACTCCGGAGTTAGGCGAAGAGGTTACCCCTGAACCTACGGTCACTCCGGAGTTAGGCGAAGAGGTTACCCCTGAACCTACGGTCACTCCGGAGTTAGGCGAAGAGGTTACTCCTGAACCAACAGTCACTCCCGAGTTAGGTGAAGAGGTTACTGCTGAACCCACGGTCACTCCCGAAATCGGTAAAGAGTTTACTCCTGAGCCAACAGTCACTCCTGAAGTAGGTGAAGAGGTTACTGCTGAACCCACGGTCACTCCTGAAGTAGGTGAAGAGGTTACTGCTGAACCCACGGTCACTCCTGAAGTAGGTGAAGAGGTTACTGCTGAACCCACGGTCACTCCCGAAATCGGTGAAGAGTTTACTCCTGAGCCAACAGTCACTCCTGAAGTAGGCGAAGAGATTACTCCTGAACCTACGGTCAGTCCCGAACCCACCGAAGAGGTCACTGTTGAACCGACAGTCACTCCGGAATTCGGTAAAGAGGTTACTGCTGAACCGACAGTCACTCCAGAGTTAGGTGAAGAAGTCACCCCTGAACCTACGGTCAGTCCCGAACCCACCGAAGAGGTCACTGTTGAACCGACAGTCACTCCGGAATTCGGTAAAGAGGTTACTGCTGAACCCACGGTCACTCCGGAGTTAGGCGAAGAGATTACTCCTGAACCCACGGTTACTCCGGAGTTAGGTGAAGAAGTCACCCCTGAGCCTACGTTGACTCCTGAATCTACAGAAGAAGTTACTCCAGAGCCAACAGTCACTCCAGAGTTAGGTGAAGAAGTCACCCCTGAGCCTACGTTGACTCCTGAACCTACCGAAGAGGTCACTCCAGAGCCTACGATGACTCCTGAACCTACCGAAGAGGACACTCCAGAGCCTACGATGACTCCTGAACCTACCGAAGAGGTCACTCCAGAGCCTACGATGACTCCTGAACCTACCGAAGAGGTCACTCCAGAGCCTACGATGACTCCTGAACCTACCGAAGAGGTCACTCCAGAGCCTACGTTGACTCCTGAACCTACCGAAGAGGTCACTCCAGAGCCTACGTTGACTCCTGAACCTACCGAAGAGGTCACTCCAGAGCCTACGTTGACTCCTGAACCTACCGAAGAGGTCACTCCAGAGCCTACGATGACTCCTGAACCTACCGAAGAGGTCACTCCAGAGCCTACGTTGACTCCTGAACCTACCGAAGAGGTCACTCCAGAGCCTACGTTGACTCCTGAACCTACCGAAGAGGTCACTCCAGAGCCTACGATGACTCCTGAACCTACCGAAGAGGTCACTCCAGAGCCTACGATGACTCCTGAACCTACCGAAGAGGTCACTCCAGAGCCTACGATGACTCCTGAACCTACCGAAGAGGTCACTCCAGAGCCTACGATGACTCCTGAACCTACCGAAGAGGTCACTCCAGAGCCTACGATGACTCCTGAACCTACCGAAGAGGTCACTCCAGAGCCTACGATGACTCCTGAACCTACCGAAGAGGTCACTCCAGAGCCTACGTTGACTCCTGAACCTACCGAAGAGGTCACTCCAGAGCCTACGTTGACTCCTGAACCTACCGAAGAGGTCACTCCAGAGCCTACGTTGACTCCTGAACCTACCGAAGAGGTCACTCCAGAGCCTACGATGACTCCTGAACCTACCGAAGAGGTCACTCCAGAGCCTACGTTGACTCCTGAACCTACCGAAGAGGTCACTCCAGAAATTCAGCCAATAATTACTCCAAATCCGGATGAAGGATTATTAAGCAAAATTCCTGAAGAACCATCCCAAATTGAATCAATAGAAATTGTGAATGGTTCGATCAACCTCTTGGAACAGCCTGAAAATATTGAGGTATACATTAATGGAGAACCCCAAGGATTGACTCCCTTACTGATAACTGGAGTAGATCCAGGGAAATATCTCCTAACCTTTGAACATGAAGATGGATATGAAGACCAGGTAGTTGAGGTTCCAGATACAGGTGGGGAAGTTAAACCTAAAAGAACTGAACCTGTCTATAAGATAGCAGTCCTGGCAGGAGAAAAAGAGCCATGTAAAGATTGCTGCACGATTCAGGAAGTTCATGCAAAAACCTCTCAAATGGATTATTCAGAGGTATTTAAAATAAGTACCGTGGCAATGAAACCTGATGAGTCTGGCAGCATTCCATATACATTGTATTGGAATGGAAAACCCTGGTACAGGGGTACTTTGAAACCTGATGAGGATGAAAAAGCAGAAGGATGCGAAAATTGTGTCGTCATGGAAGATTATATCCGAGAAGTAGCCCCACCTGGAACTTTCGAGTTAAAGTTGGATGATGGCCGGTTATGTACTTCTTCAGATAATATGGGTAGGTTGACCTTCTTTGGGATTGAAGGGATTCCCCTTCCCTCCTCTCCTTAA